TTATTCTGGCCGAAGCGATGTCACTGATCGCCTCGGCCTCTTCGCTTAAAGACCTTGAGGCCGTTGATGTAAAATATTTGGCCCGCAAAGGGGTCATTACCTCGATTCTCAAATCGCTTAAAGAGCTTCCTCTGGAAGAACGCAAATCGGTCGGCGCCGCCGCCAATGAGGCCCGCCTGAAGGTAGAAGAGGCGCTGGCCGACGCCCAGTCGAAATTTAAAACCGGTAAGGTCGAATCATTACTGGATCCAACGTTGCCGGGCATACAGAACCGGGTCGGCGCCATTCACCCTATCACAACCGTCATTGACCGTATCTGTGATTCTTTCCATGGTATGGGTTTCACTATCGCCCGGGGGCCGGAAATTGAATCCGACTACTATAATTTTGAGGCGCTGAATTTCCCGCCCGACCATCCCGCCCGCGATATGCAGGATACTTTTTATGTCGAGGGGGGACTGCTTCTGCGGACGCATACAACCCCCGTACAGGTTAGAGAACTGGAAAAATCGAAGCCGCCGGTTAAGATAATTACACCCGGGAGAACTTATCGCAATGAAACCATCTCGACCAGAGGGTATTGCGTGTTTCATCAGGTGGACGGATTCCTGGTGGACGAGGGTGTCTCGATGGCTGACCTGAAAGGTGTCCTGGTGGCATTCTTCCGGGATTTCTTCGGTGAAGGGCTGAAACTTCGCTTCCGTCCCAGTTTTTTCCCGTTCACCGAACCTTCCGCCGAGGTCGATATCTCCTGCTTTCTCTGCGGCGGAAAGGGATGTCAGCTCTGCAAGTATGAAGGGTGGCTGGAGATTCTCGGCTGCGGCATGATCGACCCCAATGTGCTGATAAATGTCGGCTATGATCCCGAGAAATACACCGGGTATGCTTTCGGCATCGGCGTGGAGCGGATTGCCATGCTGAAATATAAGATAAATGATATCCGCCTTTTCTATGAAAATGATATCCGTTTCATAAGGCAGTTCAAGTAATGCAAATACCGTACAGCTGGATAACGGAATTGACTGGAATCTGCTGCCCCTCAAAGGAATTGGCCGAGCGGCTGACTCTCTGTGGCACTGCGGCGGCGGTCTCAAAGTTCGCCGCCGGCGGATTTGAGAATATCGTCGTCGGGCAGATAGCCGAATTGGAAATGATCAAAGGTTCCGACCATCTCAAAAAAGCGGTCGTCAACCTTGGTGATAAGACTATTGAGGTGGCGTGCGGTGCGCCCAATGCTCGGGAGGGACAGAAGGTAATTGTCGCTCAAGTTGGTGCGATTCTTAAAGGCGGGCTTGAAATAAAGAAGGTTACGCTTCGCGGGGTGGAATCCTCAGGATTGATTTGCTCCGAGGCGGAGTTGGGGCTGACCGATGACCATTCGGGTATTATGGTTCTTGATGATGATGCCCCCATTTCGGTCCCGGCGGGAAATATCCTGGGACTTGATGATGATATCTTTGAGTTTGACCTGACCCCCAACCGTCCCGATTCGCTCTGCGCCATTGGCATTGCCCGCGATGTGGCGGCGCTGTACCATGCAAAAATAAAGCGCCCGGAATATGAGTTGCACGAATCTGAGGAGAAAGCCTCGGCCGAGGTGAAAGTATCCATCGATGATTCCGGGGCCTGCCCCCGGTATGCGGCACGCGTGATAAAAGATGTGAAGATTGGTCCCTCCCCCTGGTGGATTAAGCGGAAACTGCTTCTTTCGGGCATCCGGCCAATCTCCAATGTGGTTGATATCACCAATCTGGTGATGCTGGAATTGGGGCATCCGCTGCACGCTTTTGATTTCAGGTTGTTCGGTAGAAAAGAGGTCATGGTAAGACGTGCCCGGGCTGGGGAGAAGTTCACGACCCTTGACGGGATTGACCATGAATTGACTCCTGAAGTGCTTCTGATAACCGATGGCGAAAAGGGCGTGGCTGCCGCCGGAGTTATGGGCGGACTGAATTCCGAGGTTACCGCCGAGACTACTGATATTCTTCTGGAATCAGCCTACTTTGATTCCATCACGATTAGGAAAAGCCGGCTGAAACTGGGCATGGTTTCGGAGTCATCGACGCGGTTCGAAAAGGGAGCCGATCCTAATGTCGTGCCCGAAGCGCTGAATCGCGCCGCTTATTTGATACGGAAGTATGCCGGGGGAAAGGTGCTGTCAGGTATTGTTGACTGCTATCCGAAAAAAATCACCCCTATAAATGTCAATCTGCGTCCCGCGCGGGTGAATGTCATTCTGGGCACGACCCTTACTGCGGAAAGAATGGTCGAGATTCTTCAGGGACTTGAGTTTCCTGTGACGCAAGGTGAGAATTTGCAAGTGACTGTCCCGACTTTTCGCCCCGATATCACGCGCGAAATAGACCTTATTGAGGAAATCGCCCGAATTGAAGGGTATGACCGGATTCCTTCGGCCGATCGCAATATCGGCCCGCTTCTGAATGTGCGGCATAAGGATGACCTTTTCCGCAGGCTGCTGCGTAATGCCATGACGGCGCAGGGCTTTGATGAAATTTACGGCTCCGGCTTTGCCGACCCCGGTCATCTGGCCAAATTGTCTCCTGACATCCGACCGGTGAAGATACTCAATCCGATCGCCGATGACCTTGCGGTGATGCAGACGACACTTGTTTATTCTCTTCTGAAAGCGGTAGCGCACAACACTGCTTTCCGCAATCTTGACCTGCGGTTGTTTGAATTGGGCAAGTCATTCGAGTCGGCTGATTCGGCTTCACCCGCTCAGCCGCCGGCGGAAATTGAGCAGATTGGCATAGCTCTTTCGGGGAAATCGGATGATAGATGGTTCGGCAGAGGGAGAGTTCATGATTTTTATGAACTCAAGGGCGCCATTGATTCACTCCTCGATTCCGCCGATATTCCTCCCGTTGGATATATCCCGGCCAATGTTATGCCGTGCGCGGAAGGTTATGGTTATCAGCTTCATGGTGCCGGTAAGGAGATAGGCCGGGCCGGGCTGGTGCGTGAGGATATCGCCCGAATCTTCGATATCAAGCAGCCGGTATTCATCGCCGAGCTCGATTTAAAGGAGTTGGCGAATTTATGGCGTTTGGAACGCAGCTATGAACCTTTGCCTCGATTTCCGGCCGCCCCGCGCGATCTGGCCATTGTCGTCGATGAATCGGCACCGGTCGGCGAAATAATGGAGGCGATTGAACGTGCCGGAAAACCACTTCTAGAAAAGGTTGCATTGTTTGATCTTTATCGGGGCAAGCAGATCGGAGAGGGAAAAAAATCGCTTGCTTTTTCCCTGACCTTCCGCTCACCGGAACGCAGCCTGGAAAACAAGGAAGTTGTTGAAATACATGAGAAAATTGTTTATCATATAAAGGAAAAGTTCAACGCCGAAATTAGAGAAGGTTAGTCTATGGATACGCTTGAAAAACTTGAAGAACGAATAAATAAAGCCTTAAACCTGATCGAAAAATTGACCGAGGGAAATAAGGTTTTAAAGGTGGAGAATGAAAATCTGAAGTCGGAATTGATCGGAGTCAAGTCCAAAATGGCCCAAATGGAAAGCCTGGAACTGGAACGGTCCGACAAAATCAAGACCAAACTGAACAGCATTTTGAATAAATTGGAGAACCTGGAACAGGTTTAGAGCTTATATTATTATTGTTGACAGTGTTTTGTGAGATTATTAAAATAAATTGTTGATCATAGATACAGGAAGATAACTCGAGATAGAATTGAGGAAGGCAGTCATAAATCATAATGCCTGATATCTCAGATAAAAAGCAGACGGTTAAAGTTACGATTTTTGGCGAAGAATATCCCATTCGGGGTTTTGCTGAACCTGAATATATTTTGCGTGTTGCCGACTATGTCGACAAGAAAATGCGTGAAATATCCTCCAAATCGAAAAATAAATCGCCCGACAAGATCGCTATTCTTGCGGCTTTAAATATCGCCGGTGAATTGTTTGATCTGGAAGAGCAAAAAGCCAATCTTTCCACGGTGGAGGATCGAGCCCGGAATATTTTGGAGCTTTTGGACAGCAAATTGCAGGATGCGGAGAGCGAATAACCGTTGCCTCAAGACTTCTCCTAATTATCTTCTTTTTTTACAGACGGAACTTTTAGATAGATTGCCCCGAAACAACTGGGGCGAGGAGGACCAATGAACGGCACTCTCTTGATTGTCCTTTTTGCGGCATTGGGAGCCGTCATAGGATTTGCGGTCGCCTGGCTGGTCTTGCGTCGAATCGGCGAAACCAAAGTGGCCAATGCCGAGGAATTTGCCCATAAAGTAATTGCCGAGGCCGAAAAAGAGGCGGAAATTAAGAAAAAAGAAGCCCTGCTGGAGGCCAAGGAAGAATGGTACAAGGTAAAATCGAATTTCGAAAGGGAGCTTCAGAATAGAAGAAACGAAGTTCAGAAAATAGAAAAAAGGCTTTTGGATAAAGAGGGGGGCATTGATAAGAAACTGGAATCTCTGGCTCGCCGTGAAAGAGATATTCAGAACCGTGAAAGAACCCTGACGAGCCGTGAAAAAGGGAGCACCTTGAGAGAGCAGGAGCTGGATAAAGCCCTGCAGACCCAGAACGAAAAACTGGAACGAATTGCCCAGATGACCGCGGAAGAGGCCAAGAAGGAACTCAAGGAAAACTTGGTGGGCGAGGCTAAACTTGAAGCGGCGGCGATGATCAAAGAAATCAAGGAGAACGCCGTGCGGAATGCCGAAAAGGAAGCCCGTGAAGTAATTATCTCGGCCATCTATCGCTGTGCCGCCGATCATGCCGTTGAATCGACCGTTTCCGTGGTCAATCTTCCCAATGAAGAAATGAAAGGGCGCATTATTGGTCGTGAAGGACGCAATATACGTTCCTTCGAGACCGCCACCGGCATTGATGTCATTGTCGACGATACGCCGGAAGCGGTGATTCTCTCCGGTTATGATCCCATTCGGCGCGAGGTGGCGCGAATGGCCTTGGAAAAGTTGATTACCGACGGCCGTATCCATCCCACCCGCATCGAAGAGGTAGTGGAAAAGACGCAGAAAGAGATGGAGATGATTGTCCGTGAAACCGGCGAACAGGCCTGTTTCGATGTCGGCGTGCAGGGACTGCATCTCGATATCATCAAACTTCTGGGCAAGTTGAAATATAGGACATCATATGGGCAGAATGTCCTCCAGCATTCAAAGGAAGTGTCGATTCTTTCGGGCCTGATGGCGGCCGAACTCGGTCTGGATCCGAATGTTGCCAAACGGGCCGGGCTTCTGCATGACATCGGTAAAGCAATCGATCGCGAAACGGAGGGGACGCATACCGAAATCGGCGCCAATTTTTTGAGCCGGCTGGGCGAAAATCCGGTGGTTGTCAATGCCGTCGCTTCGCACCACGGTGATGTCCCTCAGGAGACCGCCTATTCGGTGCTGGTGCAGGCGGCTGACGCCATTTCGGGCGCGCGGCCGGGGGCCCGGCGCGAGCCGCTCGAGGCTTATATCAAACGTCTCGAAAAACTGGAAGAGCTGGCCGATTCGTTTAAGGGTGTTTCCAAGGCTTTCGCCATTCAGGCGGGACGGGAAGTCCGGGTTATTGTCGAATGTGAGACCATTGATGATCTGGCAACCACTATTCTCGCCGGCGATATCGCCAAAAAAATTGAGCAGGAAATGGAATATCCCGGGCAGATAAAAGTGACCGTCATAAGAGAGACGAGGGCGACCGAATATGCCAAGTAGGATGTCGGTATGGCTCTCATAAGAGTGCTCTTTTTCGCCGATCTGGTCGGCAAGCCGGGAAGGTTCATTCTTTCCCAGATGTGCAAACAGTTGCGGGAGAAATATACCGCCGACTATGTCATCGCGAATGTCGAAAATGCCGCCGGCGGGTTTGGAATCACGCCCGAGATGTCCCGCAAGATATTTTCGTACGGGGTCGATTGCCAGACCTCCGGCAATCATATATGGGATCGGATGGATGTCCTAAAATATATCGATGAACAGCCGAAACTACTCCGTCCAGCCAACTATCCGCCCGGCGTTCCCGGCAACGGGTATCTGATTGATGATGTCGGCGGAATCAAGATCGGCATCCTCAATCTTATGGGGCGAACCTATATGAAAGAAATCGACTGCCCCTTCCGCGTGGCCGATCGCGAAGTCAAGAAAATAAGAGAAATAACTGAGACAGTAATAATCGATTTTCACGCCGAGGTGACCTCGGAAAAACAAGCCCTGGCATACTTCCTTGATGGGCAGGTATCAGCCGTTATCGGTACCCATACCCATGTTCAGACGGCCGATGAATCCATCTCGAAGCGGGGCACCGCTTTTATTTCGGATGTAGGCATGACCGGCCCGCATGATTCTATCATCGGTATGGATAAGACTCCCTCGCTGGAAAGATTCCTCACGGGGATGCCGAAACGGTTTGCCTGCGCCACCGAGGATTTGAAGATCTCCGGCGTGCTCCTGACAATCGACACCTCGGATGGCCGGGCCGAGGCGATTGAACGATTCCGTATTGATTATACCGGCGAAAAACCAGAGGAACCTGAGATAAAGGGAATGTAAGTGCTATGGAGGCAATTTTAATCGACGGCAAGAAAATTTCGGATGAAATCAAGACGGAATTAAAAACCCGTGTGGAGGCTCTTAAGAGTCAGGGTATAATCCCGGGGCTGGCCGCGGTCCTGATCGGCAATAACCCGGCCTCGGAAACATATGTCAAAAGCAAAGCCAAAGCCTGCGAGAAAATCGGCGTTTTCTCGGAAGTGATTCGCCGTCCGGCGGAAATGCCCCAGTCGGAAGTCGAAGAAATTGTCAGGGGACTCAATCAACGCTCTGATATTGACGGTATTCTGGTGCAGTCTCCTTTGCCCGACCATATTGATGAGCTGGCCGTAACGCTTCTTATCGATCCGGGGAAAGATGTCGATGGCTTTCATCCCTATAACGTCGGGATGACCCTGCTGGGAAGACCGACATTTCAATCCTGCACTCCCTTCGGTGTTGTCGAGCTCCTAAGGCGGTACAATATTGACCCGGCCGGCAAAGAGGTAGTCATACTGGGGCGCTCCAATATTGTGGGAAAACCTCTCGGTGCCATGCTCATTCAAAAACAAAAGATGGCCAATGCCACGGTCACAACCTGCCATTCGAGGACGAAGAATATCAATGAGATTTGCCGCCGCGCCGATATCCTGATTGCCGCCATGGGGCAGGCCGGATTTGTCAAGGGGGATATGGTCAAAGATGGAGCGGTAGTGATTGATGTCGGTATCAACCGGGTTGAGGATAAGAATGAGGAAAAGGGGTACAAGCTGGTTGGTGATGTTGATTTTGAGGCCTGCCGCGGGAAGGCATCTTACATCACACCTGTACCGGGCGGGGTTGGCCCGATGACAATTGCCATGCTATTGACCAATACAGTTCTTTCGGCCGAGAGGCGGGCGCAAAATCAAAAAAGAGATTGACAATGCATTATTCTGCGCATTAGTCGCACGTTAATTCACACCGCAATCTTTTAAATTATAGAGTTCTTCTCTGAGCTCTCGGCAGTATTCATGTTTGATCGGGCTCCAATTATTTGTGCCGACGCATCCTGTTAATTGACAATAACATCCGCATCCATATCCGAGGAATGACAGACTATAGTCATGGTTTTCTTTCATTCTTCAGGAAGGTGAAATAGGGCATATCCTTTGCTCTGTTCCAAGACACTCAGATAAGTTTATGGACAAGAAATACATTACTAAATTTGTCGCCTATCTTCTATTCCTGATTGTTCCTGCGATCGGCTATGCGGGAGACATTGAATTCTCACTGCCCGATTCCCTTCAGCCTCTTGATTTTTGGGATGGCGGCGGCGGATTTATCGGCAAAGCGGCAGCCACTTTATGCCCACCGCTTCCTGCTTTGATAGCGATACCACAAATGGGCTTGGTTGATACGCTTGATGTTTATCAGATAAAGCTCACTCTGCCTAAAGGGGGCATTCCTTTTCTGGGCGGTGTCTCATTCAGTTTTCCTGCCACATTTGATCTGAGCCAGATAAGTGAAATTGAATATTCCGATGATTACAGCGGGGATGACCTTAAGATTAGAAGGATTTATATTCATAATGGCATTATTACTTTGTTTTTCAAATGGGGGAAATCGCCGCCGGCCGGGACTGTAATCACTTTTACAGTCCATTCAATTAAGAATCCAACGGTCGCCGGAGAATATCAGATTGCCGGCCTGATTTTTAATAAGTGGTTTCGGGTAGAGGCTGGCCCGACTCTCTCGGATAGATTTACCATTTATCCCGATAAACCGGTCAGCATAATTATTTCTCCCTCCGACCA
The Candidatus Zixiibacteriota bacterium genome window above contains:
- the pheS gene encoding phenylalanine--tRNA ligase subunit alpha, with the translated sequence MSGIDQIKIILAEAMSLIASASSLKDLEAVDVKYLARKGVITSILKSLKELPLEERKSVGAAANEARLKVEEALADAQSKFKTGKVESLLDPTLPGIQNRVGAIHPITTVIDRICDSFHGMGFTIARGPEIESDYYNFEALNFPPDHPARDMQDTFYVEGGLLLRTHTTPVQVRELEKSKPPVKIITPGRTYRNETISTRGYCVFHQVDGFLVDEGVSMADLKGVLVAFFRDFFGEGLKLRFRPSFFPFTEPSAEVDISCFLCGGKGCQLCKYEGWLEILGCGMIDPNVLINVGYDPEKYTGYAFGIGVERIAMLKYKINDIRLFYENDIRFIRQFK
- the pheT gene encoding phenylalanine--tRNA ligase subunit beta, encoding MQIPYSWITELTGICCPSKELAERLTLCGTAAAVSKFAAGGFENIVVGQIAELEMIKGSDHLKKAVVNLGDKTIEVACGAPNAREGQKVIVAQVGAILKGGLEIKKVTLRGVESSGLICSEAELGLTDDHSGIMVLDDDAPISVPAGNILGLDDDIFEFDLTPNRPDSLCAIGIARDVAALYHAKIKRPEYELHESEEKASAEVKVSIDDSGACPRYAARVIKDVKIGPSPWWIKRKLLLSGIRPISNVVDITNLVMLELGHPLHAFDFRLFGRKEVMVRRARAGEKFTTLDGIDHELTPEVLLITDGEKGVAAAGVMGGLNSEVTAETTDILLESAYFDSITIRKSRLKLGMVSESSTRFEKGADPNVVPEALNRAAYLIRKYAGGKVLSGIVDCYPKKITPINVNLRPARVNVILGTTLTAERMVEILQGLEFPVTQGENLQVTVPTFRPDITREIDLIEEIARIEGYDRIPSADRNIGPLLNVRHKDDLFRRLLRNAMTAQGFDEIYGSGFADPGHLAKLSPDIRPVKILNPIADDLAVMQTTLVYSLLKAVAHNTAFRNLDLRLFELGKSFESADSASPAQPPAEIEQIGIALSGKSDDRWFGRGRVHDFYELKGAIDSLLDSADIPPVGYIPANVMPCAEGYGYQLHGAGKEIGRAGLVREDIARIFDIKQPVFIAELDLKELANLWRLERSYEPLPRFPAAPRDLAIVVDESAPVGEIMEAIERAGKPLLEKVALFDLYRGKQIGEGKKSLAFSLTFRSPERSLENKEVVEIHEKIVYHIKEKFNAEIREG
- a CDS encoding cell division protein ZapA is translated as MPDISDKKQTVKVTIFGEEYPIRGFAEPEYILRVADYVDKKMREISSKSKNKSPDKIAILAALNIAGELFDLEEQKANLSTVEDRARNILELLDSKLQDAESE
- the rny gene encoding ribonuclease Y, whose translation is MNGTLLIVLFAALGAVIGFAVAWLVLRRIGETKVANAEEFAHKVIAEAEKEAEIKKKEALLEAKEEWYKVKSNFERELQNRRNEVQKIEKRLLDKEGGIDKKLESLARRERDIQNRERTLTSREKGSTLREQELDKALQTQNEKLERIAQMTAEEAKKELKENLVGEAKLEAAAMIKEIKENAVRNAEKEAREVIISAIYRCAADHAVESTVSVVNLPNEEMKGRIIGREGRNIRSFETATGIDVIVDDTPEAVILSGYDPIRREVARMALEKLITDGRIHPTRIEEVVEKTQKEMEMIVRETGEQACFDVGVQGLHLDIIKLLGKLKYRTSYGQNVLQHSKEVSILSGLMAAELGLDPNVAKRAGLLHDIGKAIDRETEGTHTEIGANFLSRLGENPVVVNAVASHHGDVPQETAYSVLVQAADAISGARPGARREPLEAYIKRLEKLEELADSFKGVSKAFAIQAGREVRVIVECETIDDLATTILAGDIAKKIEQEMEYPGQIKVTVIRETRATEYAK
- a CDS encoding TIGR00282 family metallophosphoesterase gives rise to the protein MALIRVLFFADLVGKPGRFILSQMCKQLREKYTADYVIANVENAAGGFGITPEMSRKIFSYGVDCQTSGNHIWDRMDVLKYIDEQPKLLRPANYPPGVPGNGYLIDDVGGIKIGILNLMGRTYMKEIDCPFRVADREVKKIREITETVIIDFHAEVTSEKQALAYFLDGQVSAVIGTHTHVQTADESISKRGTAFISDVGMTGPHDSIIGMDKTPSLERFLTGMPKRFACATEDLKISGVLLTIDTSDGRAEAIERFRIDYTGEKPEEPEIKGM
- the folD gene encoding bifunctional methylenetetrahydrofolate dehydrogenase/methenyltetrahydrofolate cyclohydrolase FolD, whose protein sequence is MEAILIDGKKISDEIKTELKTRVEALKSQGIIPGLAAVLIGNNPASETYVKSKAKACEKIGVFSEVIRRPAEMPQSEVEEIVRGLNQRSDIDGILVQSPLPDHIDELAVTLLIDPGKDVDGFHPYNVGMTLLGRPTFQSCTPFGVVELLRRYNIDPAGKEVVILGRSNIVGKPLGAMLIQKQKMANATVTTCHSRTKNINEICRRADILIAAMGQAGFVKGDMVKDGAVVIDVGINRVEDKNEEKGYKLVGDVDFEACRGKASYITPVPGGVGPMTIAMLLTNTVLSAERRAQNQKRD